One genomic region from Quercus robur chromosome 4, dhQueRobu3.1, whole genome shotgun sequence encodes:
- the LOC126723635 gene encoding flowering time control protein FY produces the protein MMYGDPQQHQHQHQQYNPQQQQQQQQGGDFHRGPPPPPPQMMRQPSASSSTLNPEYHHPSGPPPPYDAHGDSFAAKRMRKLTQRRAVDYTSTVVRYMQIRMWQRDSRDRTALQPTPAAAIDMLPTVAYSDNPSTSFAAKFVHTSLNKNRCSINRVLWTPTGRRLITGSQSGEFTLWNGQSFNFEMILQAHDQAIRSMVWSHNDNWMVSGDDGGAIKYWQNNMNNVKANKSAHKESVRDLSFCRTDLKFCSCSDDTTVKVWDFARCQEERSLSGHGWDVKSVDWHPTKSLLVSGGKDNLVKLWDAKSGRELCSFHGHKNMVLCVKWNENGNWVLTASKDQIIKLYDIRAMKELESFRGHRKDVTALAWHPFHEEYFVSGSFDGSIFHWLVGHETPQVEIPNAHDNAVWDLAWHPIGYLLCSGSNDHTTKFWCRNRPGDTARDKFSMGQAQGYGEQNPVIGGRMTGNFPVPEGPATPGPFPPGLTRNEGTIPGVGVAMPLQIPLDASAQGEQKQPLPLSMPLGAPPLPPGPHPSLLASNQQQAYQQNPQIQQQHHHQQHQPLPQQMAPLPMPPPNMGQLQPPSHLPLLPHPHLPRPPPQMSPLGMPSSIPSSMPGSMSMPSSGPASHPLSMPPVGMQGTMNQIVPPLPQGHFMGMNPMHSGPLSTSGVPPVGGFPNGLPNMQAPSNASGPQMYPQGGTFNRPQAGQMSMMQGYNPYQSGNQAGLHPPPPPGPPPHGQTPQ, from the exons ATGATGTACGGTGATCCTCAACAGCACCAGCACCAGCACCAACAGTACAATCcgcaacaacaacagcaacagcagCAAGGCGGAGACTTTCACAGAGGCCCACCGCCACCGCCGCCGCAGATGATGAGGCAGCCTTCCGCTTCTTCCAGTACACTCAATCCAGAGTACCACCACCCCTCCGGCCCTCCTCCGCCGTACGACG CACATGGCGATAGTTTTGCTGCAAAACGAATGAGGAAGCTTACCCAGAGGAGGGCAGTTGATTATACTAGCACCGTTGTGCGATATATGCAG ATTCGTATGTGGCAGCGAGATTCAAGGGACAGGACAGCATTGCAACCTACCCCAGCTGCAGCGATTGAT ATGTTGCCAACAGTTGCATATTCAGATAATCCATCTACAAGCTTTGCTGCAAAATTTGTACATACATCTTTGAACAAAAACCGTTGTTCGATTAATCGGGTTTTG TGGACTCCTACAGGTAGGCGACTAATCACAGGCTCTCAAAGTGGGGAATTCACTCTCTGGAATGGACagtcatttaattttgaaatgattcTTCAG GCCCATGATCAAGCAATCAGGTCAATGGTGTGGAGTCATAATGACAACTGGATGGTTTCTGGTGATGATGGGGGCGCAATAAA GTATTGGCAGAACAACATGAATAACGTTAAGGCTAATAAATCTGCTCATAAAGAATCTGTCCGGGACTTAAG CTTTTGTAGGACAGACCTGAAGTTTTGCTCCTGCTCAGATGACACAACTGTTAAAGTTTGGGATTTTGCGCGGTGCCAAGAAGAGCGTTCATTGTCCG GCCATGGTTGGGATGTGAAGAGCGTTGACTGGCACCCTACAAAATCTCTGCTAGTTTCAG GTGGTAAAGACAACCTTGTGAAACTCTGGGACGCCAAATCGGGGAGAGAGCTTTGTTCATT CCATGGCCACAAAAACATGGTTCTTTGTGTCAAATGGAACGAAAATGGAAACTGGGTGCTAACTGCTTCAAAGGATCAAATCATCAAG CTCTATGACATTAGGGCTATGAAGGAGCTTGAATCTTTCCGTGGGCATAGGAAAGATGTGACTG CTTTGGCTTGGCACCCATTCCACGAGGAATACTTTGTTAGTGGGAGTTTTGACGGGTCCATTTTCCATTGGCTTGTTGG GCATGAAACTCCCCAGGTAGAAATTCCCAATGCACATGATAATGCTGTGTGGGACCTTGCATGGCATCCTATTGGATATCTTCTCTGCAG TGGTAGCAATGATCATACAACAAAGTTCTGGTGCAGAAATAGGCCAGGAGACACTGCTCGTGATAAATTTAGCATGGGTCAGGCCCAAG GTTATGGTGAGCAAAACCCTGTTATTGGTGGTCGCATGACTGGTAATTTCCCAGTACCTGAAGGGCCAGCGACTCCAGGACCATTTCCTCCTGGGTTGACTCGAAATGAAGGAACCATTCCTGGTGTTGGAGTTGCGATGCCATTACAAATTCCTCTTGATGCATCAGCTCAGGGAGAGCAAAAGCAGCCTCTTCCACTTTCAATGCCATTAGGGGCTCCTCCTCTCCCTCCTGGTCCACATCCCTCTCTTCTTGCTTCCAATCAACAGCAAGCATATCAACAAAATCCACAGATCCAgcaacaacaccaccaccaacaacaccAGCCACTCCCACAACAAATGGCTCCTTTGCCTATGCCCCCTCCAAATATGGGACAACTACAGCCTCCATCTCATTTACCGTTGCTTCCGCATCCCCATTTACCTCGCCCTCCACCCCAAATGTCCCCACTTGGTATGCCTTCATCAATCCCATCTTCAATGCCAGGATCGATGTCCATGCCTTCATCAGGACCTGCCTCGCATCCATTGTCAATGCCTCCAGTG GGAATGCAAGGTACAATGAATCAGATAGTTCCTCCATTGCCACAGGGCCATTTCATGGGCATGAACCCTATGCACTCCGGACCCTTGTCTACAAGTGGAGTACCTCCAGTTGGAGGTTTTCCGAATGGCTTGCCAAATATGCAGGCACCATCAAATGCAAGTGGGCCCCAAATGTATCCTCAGGGTGGGACATTTAACCGGCCACAAGCTGGACAAATGTCAATGATGCAAGGGTATAATCCCTATCAG TCTGGGAATCAAGCTGGTCTgcatccacctccaccaccaggTCCGCCACCTCATGGCCAAACTCCTCAGTAG